A window of the Dictyostelium discoideum AX4 chromosome 4 chromosome, whole genome shotgun sequence genome harbors these coding sequences:
- a CDS encoding P-type ATPase translates to MDFMIRLFGIKPKHNLDDGGIRTIYANDIERNKKYPSNRISNTKYTIITFIPKNLMEQFGRAMNIYFLMIGILQLFPSITPVDPVSTWGALFFIFAISAVKEAFDDYNRSRRDKKANERIYNILRNNEKQQIQSQNILVGDIVYLTENEEIPCDLLVLSTSDKITNSLYVQTSNLDGETDLKIKYSIKETSGLELSQLKSFQGVLECPVPNAEINKFDSRLSMRANRKVNTFSHSDWLPVDSSNLVLQATHLKNTNYIYGLVVYTGNETKLGKNKMDVPTKWTKLDKQINRTTIVIFCIQLTLVLIFGFIGDYIRIIQGHTQWYLDYDDTSLSSKTIIIPLRFLLLNSMMIPISLKVTIDVIKYAYALFINWDLKMYNSDIDCPATANSTALSEDLGQIEYIFTDKTGTLTENVMLFSKCSINGIVYNKDKQQQQPQQQSIQQQQQLHQSIQQKSEQLIGEELLINFDSNESSGSSSTSSLGSFNNSPTSTLLKPIQSDTPLNEDSQNNHHDDDDDDDDDKYYELKRAMKMGDENVIEFFRSLSLCHTIVPMPTIDEVTGANSIHYKSSSPDEEALVNASKIIGAKFTSKTPTSLTTEINGNLENYQLLHTFEFTSDRKRMSVVIRDTITSSIKIITKGADEIIFKLLQNHSNNNNNHHHHNNNNNNNNNNNNNNNNNNNNNNNNNNNSNNGLLNLYSKQIDEFASHGLRTLCLAQRIIQKEDYERWYQSHYQKATTAIQDRSLLLNEAYELLERDLHLLGITAIEDKLQEDVPRTIECLRQAQIKIWMLTGDKYSTAIQIANSCNLIETNQNINKNTNNNNNNNNNNNNNNNNNNNNNNYNNYNNNNNNYNNNNSYQINNDKNNNNNNNNKLFTIGKSIDDNSNSGAASDISTLDVQMSVEALLKHVGSLPLSQQLASSIIIEGHVLSLVLMFSASEFLKLSQLVGSLICCRVTPSQKAQVVKMIKDTGKITLAIGDGGNDVSMIQEANVGVGISGREGLQASRAADYSLARFKYLQELILVHGRYSYLRTSFAANYSFYKSMFLCFIQILYQFFSGFAGTSFFNTFSLTSYNILFTGLPVIGFIFDKDLPESIIRRNPYLYSVGQDSSAFNVKVISQWIIRALTQSIFVFTFTLGPYVFTGDSGCSIDYNSISMISFTSIIFIQSLTLFFESHTITWINHILIWGTIPIYLICLVVLNVIPSLDTYSVITHLVESGSVWFSILIMTLLAIAPIITIQYLLLLYKPTINEIIHQIRNSKSKNFKQLINENSSFQKNNNDYYNSNLSNSTLNNSNYNSSVNNNNNNSRESTFKYYIGKKSPLLRSRPNSNSANQKIKNQQNNLSYNQQSSSTNRVVDLVVGAREDEELENKKLYDLKQPQKSKLNIEIINNNNNNNNNNNNNNNNNNNSNNNDNNNNNNSNNNDNNNNNNNNSNNNSNNDYSNNISDNIVHNNNDDNNNNTNINNINNNNSNNNSNDNNNNNNNNNNNNNNNNNNNNNNNNNNNNNNINNNNNNNNNIILNISSPGIDNEYKPLLS, encoded by the exons ATGGATTTTATGATAAGACTATTTGGTATAAAACCAAAACATAATTTAGATGATGGTGGTATTAGAACGATTTATGCAAATGATAtagaaagaaataaaaaatatcctAGTAATAGGATTAGTAATACAAAATATACGATAATTACATTTATACCAAAGAATTTAATGGAGCAATTTGGAAGAGcaatgaatatttatttcttaatGATTGGTATACTCCAATTGTTTCCATCGATTACACCAGTGGATCCAGTATCGACATGGGGTGCACTATTCTTTATCTTTGCCATATCAGCAGTGAAAGAAGCATTTGATGATTATAATAGAAGTCGTCGTGATAAAAAAGCAAATGAACGTATTTATAATATCCTtagaaataatgaaaaacaacaaattcaatctCAAAATATTCTAGTTGGAGATATAGTTTATCTAACAGAGAATGAAGAAATACCTTGTgatttattagtattatcaACTTCtgataaaattacaaattcatTATATGTTCaa acaTCAAATTTAGATGGTGAAactgatttaaaaattaaatattcaattaaagaaacatCAGGATTAGAATTATCacaattaaaaagttttcaaGGAGTATTAGAATGTCCAGTACCAAATGCAgagattaataaatttgatagtAGATTATCAATGAGGGCCAATAGAAAGGTGAATACATTCTCTCATTCCGATTGGTTACCAGTGGACAGTAGCAATTTGGTGTTACAAGCAACCCATTTAAAGAATACGAATTATATCTATGGTTTAGTGGTTTACACTGGTAATGAAACTAAACTTGGAAAGAATAAAATGGATGTTCCAACCAAATGGACTAAATTAGATAAACAAATCAATAGGACCACAATCGTTATCTTTTGTATTCAATTGACTTtggtattaatatttggttTCATTGGTGATTATATTCGTATCATTCAAGGTCATACTCAATGGTATTTAGATTACGATGATACTTCTCTCTCTAGTAAAACCATTATCATTCCTTTAAGATTCCTCTTATTGAATTCAATGATGATTCCAATCTCTCTAAAAGTTACCATCGATGTAATTAAATATGCTTATGCTCTCTTTATTAATTGGGATTTAAAAATGTACAATTCTGATATCGATTGTCCTGCCACTGCAAACTCTACCGCACTTAGTGAAGATTTAGGTCAAATCGAATATATCTTTACTGATAAAACTGGTACATTAACTGAAAATGTTATGTTGTTTTCAAAATGTTCAATTAATGGTATAGtttataataaagataaacaacaacaacaaccacaacaacaatcgattcaacaacaacaacaactacatcaatcaattcaacaaaaatcagaacaattaattggtgaagaattattaataaattttgattcaAATGAATCATCAGGCTCAAGTTCAACATCAAGTTTAggttcatttaataattcaccaacatcaacattattaaaaccaattCAAAGTGATACACCATTGAATGAAGATTCACAAAATAATCAtcacgatgatgatgatgatgatgatgatgataaatattATGAATTAAAGAGAGCAATGAAAATGGGTGATGAAAATGTAATCGAATTCTTTAGAAGTCTTTCATTATGTCACACAATTGTACCAATGCCAACCATCGATGAGGTTACAGGTGCAAATTCAATTCATtataaatcatcatcacccGATGAAGAGGCATTAGTAAATGCTTCAAAGATTATTGGTGCTAAATTCACCTCAAAAACACCAACTTCTCTAACAACTGAAATTAATGGAAATTTAgagaattatcaattattacaTACCTTTGAATTCACTTCAGATAGAAAACGTATGAGTGTCGTTATACGTGATACTATAacttcatcaattaaaatcattacaaAAGGTGCTGatgaaatcatttttaaattattacaaaatcattcaaacaacaacaacaaccaccaccaccacaataataataataataataataataataataataataataataataataataataataataataataataataataataatagcaataatggattattaaatttatattcaaaACAAATTGATGAATTTGCAAGTCATGGTTTAAGAACACTTTGTTTAGCACAACGTATTATTCAAAAAGAAGATTATGAAAGATGGTATCAATCACATTATCAAAAAGCAACAACTGCAATTCAAGATAGATCTTTACTTTTGAATGAAGCATATGAATTATTAGAAAGGGATTTACATTTATTAGGTATTACTGCTATTGAAGATAAATTACAAGAGGATGTACCACGTACAATCGAATGTTTAAGACAAgctcaaattaaaatttggatgTTAACCGGTGATAAATATTCAACTGCAATTCAAATTGCAAATTCttgtaatttaattgaaactaatcaaaatatcaataaaaatactaataataataataataataataataataataataataataataataataataataataataataattataataattataataacaataataataattataataataataatagttatcaaattaataatgataaaaataataataataataataataataaattatttacaattggtaaaagtattgatgataatagtaattcaGGAGCAGCATCAGATATAAGTACATTAGATGTTCAAATGTCAGTTGAAGCATTATTAAAACATGTTGgatcattaccattatcacAACAATTAGCATCTAGTATTATAATTGAAGGACATGTTTTATCGTTAGTATTAATGTTTTCAGCATCAGAGTTTTTAAAGTTATCACAATTGGTTGGATCATTGATTTGTTGTAGAGTTACACCAAGTCAAAAGGCACAAGTTGTAAAGATGATTAAAGATACTGGTAAGATTACATTGGcaattggtgatggtggtaatgATGTATCGATGATTCAAGAGGCAAATGTTGGCGTTGGTATAAGTGGTAGAGAAGGTTTACAAGCATCACGTGCCGCTGATTACTCTTTGGCTAGATTCAAATATCTTCAAGAGTTGATATTGGTGCATGGTCGTTACTCTTATTTAAGAACTTCTTTTGCTGCAAACTATAGTTTCTACAAATCAATGTTCCTTTGTTTCATTCAAATCCTCTATCAATTCTTTAGTGGTTTCGCAGGTACAAGCTTTTTCAATACATTCTCATTGACTTCCTACAATATTCTATTCACTGGTTTACCCGTTATTGGTTTCATATTCGACAAGGATCTTCCAGAGTCAATCATACGTCGTAATCCTTATCTATATAGTGTTGGTCAGGATAGTAGTGCTTTCAATGTTAAAGTTATCTCACAATGGATCATTAGAGCACTGACTCAATCCATTTTCGTTTTCACTTTTACGCTTGGTCCTTATGTTTTCACTGGTGATAGTGGTTGTTCAATCGATTATAATTCAATCAGTATGATCTCTTTTACTTCAATTATCTTTATTCAATCATTAACTCTCTTCTTTGAATCTCATACTATCACTTGGATTAATCATATCTTAATTTGGGGTACTATTCCAATCTATCTCATTTGTTTAGTGGTTTTAAATGTTATACCCTCTCTTGATACCTATTCAGTTATCACTCATTTGGTCGAAAGTGGTTCGGTTTGGTtctcaattttaattatgaCTTTATTAGCAATCGCTCCAATCATTACAATTCAATATTTACTCTTACTTTATAAACCAACTATAAATGAAATCATTCACCAAAttagaaattcaaaatcaaaaaattttaaacaattaattaatgaaaattcttCATTccaaaagaataataatgattattataattcaaatttatcaaattcaactttaaataattcaaattataatagtagtgttaataataataataataactctaGAGAGAgtacttttaaatattatataggTAAAAAGAGTCCATTATTAAGATCAAGACCAAACTCAAATTCGGCAAAtcaaaagattaaaaatcaacaaaacaaTCTATCATATAACCAACAATCATCTTCGACCAATAGAGTTGTAGATTTAGTAGTTGGTGCAAgagaagatgaagaattagaaaataaaaaactttatgATCTCAAACAAcctcaaaaatcaaaattaaatatagaaattattaataataataataataataataataataataataataataataataataataataatagtaataataacgataataataataataataatagtaataataacgataataataataataataataataatagtaataataatagtaataacgaTTATAGTAACAATATTAGTGATAATATTGTtcacaataataatgatgataacaataataatactaatattaataatattaataataataatagtaataataatagtaatgataataataataataataataataataataataataataataataataataataataataataataataataataataataataataataatattaataataataataataataataataatattattttaaatattagtTCCCCTGGTATCGATAATGAATATAAACCACTCCTTAGTTAG
- a CDS encoding ARK family protein kinase — MKDNIPTGSIIIPLNHHPQQQQIPQQQEQQQQQQQQQQQQQQQQQQQQQQQQQQQQQQQQQQQEQQNNNNNINDNINGNNNSNEIKNTKDANITNNNGTSIIISLSPPPSPALNSSSSSTINSNNTTISGGDNENNNNNTNNTNNNINNSNNSNNNNSNNNSNNNNNNNNNNNNNNNNNNNNNNNNNNNNNNNNNNTNEEGNKTNINTTNNNSQNININNGINKNTRNNNNNNNNNNKQMTPPTFKNNLQVKHQPQSSSGGSIGGSNKLSLSKRVKSTTSSRASIIDSIDIDIVFNSLKNSITSKNSFVLGVHRHRMSSISSISNTTNETTTTTTTTTNTTIEDHQIGSIGNNNNNNNNNNNNNNNYFNVNNGNSNNINNYNNSGNGNNNNNNNNNNNNNNNNNNNNNNNNNNNNNNNNHFNSYSNNNNNSNSNNNSNNNLHGLNNNNNGVMESSDFNSDTVGRGSIFTVSNSDVNSDSNVGLNQPSFNDLTITCDTLTETDEEDLMEKFLEDSDPDIDEEDDDDDFNEEEFMKFQTQFLHNKSQNSSLNINNNNNSSNNNNINNNNNNNNIMAGSTSSVIYKNSGKPPLNENNNNNINNDNTVCNINNNNNSNNNKSNNSNNSNNSFKDDISSDEEPETDSDTEFKNNHHTNYHNSPKNQKHVDRKPFVNSKNNTNTNTNTHNTYNNNKNNNNNNTFEQQSNEDEESYSGSYKSSQNSVIYKPNLVSSPNFKSSLSSSSLISVGTNSLKNSPFPPSSPILSPQTDDPNNNNNNNNSNTTISQPLPIALNVSIESPRAFYNSGSNNNNNNNNNNNNNNNNNNNNTNSTSATTPIIQAQTHPTTQIPTSDIDTSNSDNNNNNNNNNTSDNNFNDYNNDYNNDYNNYETEFLPPKKTPPPPIPTKMSSTPPSSTSSFLSTSSVTSVNSNNSVTSSTSTNTSNSSSPKHSSSQKSKSVFSKIIKEGKKRLATKFNSHHHHNSGNNSSNSNNNNNDDEVPTYIHIYRGNGDESWRVKVTSSTTVRDLLSMSLTSTVKGEPPSLKLYLTSSLNSCTCVSSPNNLSSAPAVSSSSSSSTTLETTTIITSASPSSSSSSFTSPTTTNSLNSHLNHSNNINNNNNNNTNNNNNNNNNNNNNNNNNNTDRTNSNCTCNVNKPEKELNEDDKVLSVQKKWSGPSIFVLKNNCTKSSSSSTSSSSSSNNTNNNNNNNNTINNNSNNTGTRYSVSSITSESSEQSSNSHNSLNNNNHNNNNNNHSHNHNNSNNNNHHHHHHHHHNNNNNQNGQQEGVADSSSSSPWSSPALSSPSKQHSLQYFENIPTLALDSTNNNNNNNNDTDSTSSNMGTPTTSRRITTIFQKQHSRNNSSNNQNNNNINNNNNNNNNNNNNNNNEHLTPLSNSTSLSSASSISFLNSSNGNNSPNSNNSNSNNNNNNNNNNNNNNNNKKTTTTTTTTTMNSNGECWKNAERPRTGVRWISSTDLFLIKKIGAGSFSKVYKAKYMGEIVAIKVLKGEATSEQIELFKKEYDILSLVSSQNLIKFYGACKEKKLRMVTEYCQHGSLYHIMSKRKMDISWPLVFKWMHQAVDGINSLHTMRPALVHRDIKSQNLLINSQFDLKVADFGLAKPTELQTGSNSTIKGTMAYCAPELYNGISYSEKADVYSLGIVLWEITTRVITGKYQRPYEDNTEISFDFQIVIMSSKQGIRPTMPPNVPPKLSYLIQKCWNQDPNERPSCQQILLAITSLYDDYIYNPSRYNDLILNNDLNN, encoded by the exons ATGAAGGATAATATACCCACGGGTTCAATAATTATCCCGTTAAATCATCacccacaacaacaacagattccgcaacaacaagaacaacaacaacaacaacaacaacaacaacaacaacaacaacaacaacaacaacaacaacaacaacaacaacaacaacaacaacaacaacaacaacaacaacaacaagaacaacaaaataataacaataatatcaatGACAATATCAatggcaataataatagtaatgaaattaaaaatacaaaggatgcaaatattacaaataataatgggaCCAGTATAATTATTTCACTATCACCACCACCGTCACCTGCATTAAATAGCAGTTCGAGTAGTACTATTAATAGCAATAACACAACAATAAGTGGaggtgataatgaaaataataacaataatactaataataccaataacaatattaataatagtaataatagtaataataataatagtaataataatagtaataataataataataataataataataataataataataataataataataataataataataataataataataataataataataataacaataataatacaaatgaaGAAGGCAATAAAACCAATATCAATaccacaaataataatagccaaaatattaatattaataatggcATTAACAAAAATACtcgaaataataataacaataataataataataataaacaaatgaCACCACcgacatttaaaaataatttacaagtTAAACATCAACCTCaaagtagtagtggtggtagcaTTGGTGGGAGTAATAAACTTAGTTTATCAAAGAGGGTAAAATCAACAACTAGTAGCAGAGCATCAATTATTGATAGTATCgatattgatattgttttcaattcattaaaaaattcaattacatCAAAAAACTCTTTTGTTTTAGGAGTTCACAGACATCGTATGAGTAGTATTAGTAGTATAAGTAATACTACCAATGAAACTactaccacaacaaccacaacaacaaacacaacTATAGAGGATCATCAAATTGGTAgcattggtaataataataataataataataataataacaacaataataataattattttaatgtgaataatggtaatagtaataatattaataattataataatagtggaaatggtaataataataataataataataataataataataataataataataataataataataataataataataataataataataataataataataatcattttaatagttatagtaataacaataacaatagtaatagtaataacaatagtaataataatttacatggtctcaataataataataatggcgTTATGGAGAGTAGCGATTTTAATAGTGATACAGTTGGTAGAGGAAGTATATTTACAGTTTCAAATAGTGACGTAAATAGTGATAGCAATGTTGGATTAAATCAACCTTCATTCAATGACCTCACCATAACATGTGATACTCTAACTGAAACTGATGAAGAGGATCTAATGGAGAAGTTTTTAGAAGATTCAGATCCAGAtattgatgaagaagatgatgacgatgatttCAATGAAGAAGAGtttatgaaatttcaaaCTCAATTCCTTCATAATAAATCTCAAAATTcttctttaaatattaataataataataatagtagcaataataataatattaataataataataataataataatataatggCTGGCTCGACTTCTTCagtaatatataaaaatagtgGTAAACCACCattgaatgaaaataataataataatattaataatgataatacagtttgtaatattaataataataataatagtaataataataaaagtaataacagtaataatagtaataatagttttaaagaTGATATTAGTAGTGACGAAGAACCTGAAACTGATAGTGATACAGAATTTAAGAATAATCACCACACCAATTATCATAACTCCcctaaaaatcaaaaacatgTAGATAGAAAACCATTtgtaaatagtaaaaataataccaacaccaacaccaacacccaCAACacatacaacaacaataaaaacaacaacaacaacaacacttTCGAACAACAAAGTAATGAAGATGAGGAATCATACAGTGGAAGTTACAAGTCTAGTCAAAATTCTGTTATATATAAACCAAACTTAGTATCATCACCAAActttaaatcatcattatcatcttcatctttaatttcagTGGGTACAAACTCACTTAAAAATTCACCATTTCCACCATCAAGTCCAATCTTATCACCTCAAACAGATGatcctaataataataataataataataacagcaATACAACCATTTCACAACCTCTACCAATTGCACTTAATGTATCTATTGAGTCGCCTCGTGCTTTTTATAATTcaggtagtaataataataataataataataataataataataataataataataataacaacaacaacaccaatagCACTTCCGCTACAACACCAATTATACAAGCACAAACACACCCAACTACTCAAATACCAACTAGTGATATAGATACATCGAATAgtgacaataataataataataataataataatacaagtgataataattttaatgactataataatgattataataatgattataataattatgaaaCCGAATTTTTACCACCTAAaaaaacaccaccaccaccaataccaaCTAAAATGTCATCAACACCACCCTCCAGtacatcatcatttttatccACATCATCAGTGACATCAGTCAACTCCAATAATTCTGTCACATCTTCAACATCAACCAATACATCGAATAGTAGTTCACCTAAACATTCCTCTTCTCAGAAATCAAAATCTGTTTTCTCAAAGATTATTAAAGAAGGAAAAAAAAGGTTAGCTACCAAATTTAACtcacatcatcatcataatagtggtaataatagtagtaatagtaataataacaataatgatgatgaagtacCA acaTATATCCATATTTACAGAGGCAATGGAGATGAAAGTTGGAGAGTAAAGGTAACAAGTTCAACGACTGTTAgagatttattatcaatgtCATTGACATCCACTGTAAAAGGTGAACCACCAtcattgaaattatatttaacaAGTTCATTGAATTCTTGTACCTGTGTATCAAGTCCAAATAATCTTTCATCGGCACCTGCcgtttcatcatcatcatcatcttcgaCAACACTAGAAACTACAACTATAATTACATCTgcatcaccatcatcttcttcatcatcttttaCATCTCCCACTACCACAAATTCACTTAATTCTCATTTAAATCACTcgaataatattaataataataataataataatacaaataataataataataataataataataataataataataataataataacaatactgACCGAACCAATAGTAATTGTACTTGTAATGTAAATAAACccgaaaaagaattaaatgaagatgataaagTTTTAAGCGTTCAGAAAAAGTGGAGTGGCCCttcaatttttgttttaaaaaataattgtacaaagtcatcatcatcatcaacatcatcatcatcatcgtcaaataatactaataataataataacaataataatactattaacaataatagtaataacaccGGAACAAGATACTCAGTGAGTTCAATTACCTCTGAGTCATCCGAACAAAGTAGTAATTCAcataattcattaaataataacaatcataataataataataataatcatagtcataatcataataatagtaataataataatcatcatcatcatcaccaccatcatcataataataataataatcaaaatggtCAACAAGAGGGCGTAGCGGATTCATCATCTAGCTCACCTTGGTCATCACCTGCTTTATCATCACCGTCAAAACAACATTCACttcaatattttgaaaatataccTACTCTTGCATTGGATTCGactaataacaacaataacaataataatgatacagattcaacatcatcaaatatGGGTACACCAACTACAAGTAGAAGAATTACAAcaatatttcaaaaacaacatagtagaaataatagtagcaacaatcaaaataacaacaacattaataataataataataataataataataataataataataataataatgaacatttaacaccattatcaaattcTACATCACTATCTAGTGcatcatcaatatcatttttaaattctagtaatggtaataatagtcctaatagtaataatagtaatagtaataataacaataataacaataataataataataataataataataataaaaaaactacaactacgacaacaacaacaacaatgaaTAGTAATGGTGAATGTTGGAAAAATGCAGAAAGACCAAGAACTGGAGTTAGATGGATTAGTAGTacagatttatttttaataaaaaagattggAGCAGgatcattttcaaaagttTACAAAGCTAAATATATGGGTGAAATAGTTGCGATCAAAGTATTAAAGGGTGAAGCAACCTCTGAACAAATTGAACTCTTTAAGAAGGAATATGATATACTAAGTTTAGTATCATCACAAAATCTAATTAAATTCTATGGAGCATGTAAAGAGAAAAAGTTGAGAATGGTAACAGAGTATTGTCAACATGGAAGTCTCTATCATATAATGTCAAAGAGAAAGATGGACATATCATGGCCATTGGTATTCAAATGGATGCATCAAGCTGTCGATGGTATCAACTCATTACATACGATGAGACCAGCATTGGTCCATCGTGATATCAAATCTCAGAATCTATTGATAAACTCTCAATTCGATTTAAAGGTTGCCGATTTTGGTCTAGCGAAACCAACAGAACTACAAACTGGTTCCAATTCAACCATTAAGGGTACAATGGCTTATTGTGCACCCGAACTTTACAATGGAATTTCATATAGTGAAAAAGCCGATGTCTATTCACTTGGTATCGTACTTTGGGAGATTACCACTCGTGTCATCACTGGAAAGTATCAAAGACCCTACGAAGATAACACTGAGATTAGCTTTGACTTTCAAATTGTAATCATGTCCTCAAAACAAGGTATACGTCCAACTATGCCCCCAAATGTTCCTCCAAAATTATCCTATCTAATTCAAAAATGTTGGAATCAAGATCCAAACGAAAGACCATCTTGTCAACAAATACTTTTAGCCATAACTTCCCTATATGatgattatatttataatccTTCAAgatataatgatttaattttaaataatgatttaaataattaa
- the rdeA gene encoding Hpt domain-containing protein — protein sequence MISDYEGPTPTKKFDQDILFDYSEGEKEFTFELLDSYISSVEEHLPELLNSFEAKDLKGAVLHSHDIKGSSSYIGCEAVRYVSGKIEAYCKNDELEKAESFYPELKKEVEEVFKILSDFKKNWDKNHGEGGSDDGGDDNESEPTENNNNDGSSVNNNDSSSGGGGKDIENKNTDENTGKNLNERSKSPVPLQTTLKPVTIETPKTASDKIATETPTSLANNTNSSSNNNSKNENGLNSKQPQTSSNSPTKIQTK from the coding sequence atgATCTCGGATTACGAAGGACCAACACCAACtaaaaaatttgatcaagatatattatttgattactCTGAAGGTGAAAAGGAATTTACTTTTGAACTTTTAGATTCATATATTTCATCAGTAGAAGAACATTTACCAGAGTTATTGAATTCATTTGAAGCAAAAGATTTAAAGGGTGCAGTACTTCATTCTCATGATATTAAAGGTTCATCAAGTTATATTGGTTGCGAAGCTGTGAGATATGTTAGTGGTAAGATAGAGGCATATTgtaaaaatgatgaattagAAAAAGCAGAATCATTTTATCCAGAATTAAAGAAAGAAGTTGAAGaagtatttaaaattttaagtgATTTTAAGAAAAATTGGGATAAAAATCATGGTGAAGGTGGtagtgatgatggtggtgatgataatgaaagtgAACCAActgaaaacaataataatgatggtagtagtgtaaataataatgatagtagtagcggtggtggtggtaaagacatagaaaataaaaacacaGATGAAAATACTGGAAAGAATCTAAACGAAAGATCTAAATCACCAGTACCCTTACAAACAACATTAAAACCAGTAACTATTGAAACACCCAAAACTGCTTCTGATAAAATTGCAACCGAAACTCCAACTTCTTTAgctaataataccaatagtAGCAGCAACAATAACagtaaaaatgaaaatggtttAAATAGTAAACAACCTCAAACTTCTTCAAATTCACCAACAAAAATTCAAACAAAAtaa